The following coding sequences are from one Anopheles bellator chromosome X, idAnoBellAS_SP24_06.2, whole genome shotgun sequence window:
- the LOC131213342 gene encoding uncharacterized protein LOC131213342 encodes MSSINGGVDPSMRRGSLVTSLNPTPQHKRAKLKENPPPGLDHQMVVTPTSGLLPKRKLPLGNFMSDNIMPTVTVPRPRKESLVASGRKRSSGGAGDLVVSAVERRNARERNRVQQVNNGFAALRERIPDEIAAAFEATTPPVTGGRGIHKKLSKVETLRMAVEYIKCLERVLAVTGRSPPPQDHDGLELPATPPPEPSPVHGPLVPPANFFLAIKPRRAILAGPDAEDAGSGKGGQLVTAPRFDQTQITIINGHQYIRIPGTNTFQFLDPESLYGEDVVGAGTGEYSDGEDEGSCSSNVGDLLSESSAIVALSPQSNFTLEPDTDSKRDLDPSCYLHVACQPTDDSPPAGQDDGELLDQHQHQFDADLLLIKSELESDADADLADDPAFLSWIEVNQQLQLQQQLQLQHQQQHLQLHPQAILE; translated from the coding sequence ATGTCGTCGATCAACGGCGGCGTGGATCCATCGATGCGGCGTGGCAGTCTGGTGACGTCACTCAACCCCACGCCCCAGCACAAGCGGGCCAAGCTGAAGGAGAACCCACCCCCCGGACTGGACCACCAGATGGTGGTGACCCCGACCTCCGGGCTGCTCCCGAAGCGGAAGCTCCCGCTCGGGAACTTCATGTCGGACAACATCAtgccgacggtgacggtgccacGGCCCCGGAAGGAGTCACTGGTGGCCAGCGGGCGGAAGCGGTCCAGCGGGGGCGCCGGGGACCTCGTGGTGTCAGCGGTCGAGCGGCGCAACGCCCGCGAACGCAACCGGGTCCAGCAGGTCAACAATGGGTTCGCGGCGCTCCGCGAGCGCATCCCGGACGAGATAGCGGCGGCGTTCGAggcgacgacgccgccggTGACGGGCGGCCGGGGGATCCACAAGAAGCTCAGCAAGGTCGAAACGCTCCGGATGGCGGTCGAGTACATCAAGTGTCTGGAGCGTGTCCTGGCGGTCACCGGACGGTCCCCGCCGCCGCAGGACCACGATGGGCTGGAGCTGCCGGCGACTCCACCGCCGGAACCTTCGCCAGTCCACGGTCCACTGGTGCCACCGGCCAACTTCTTCCTCGCCATCAAACCTCGCCGGGCCATCCTCGCTGGACCCGATGCTGAGGACGCGGGGAGTGGCAAAGGGGGGCAGCTGGTGACGGCGCCACGCTTCGATCAGACGCagatcaccatcatcaacggGCACCAGTACATCCGCATCCCGGGGACCAACACGTTCCAGTTCCTCGACCCCGAGAGCCTCTACGGGGAGGACGTGGTGGGAGCTGGAACTGGAGAGTATAGCGACGGGGAGGACGAGGGGTCGTGCTCGAGCAACGTCGGGGATCTGCTGAGCGAGTCGTCCGCTATCGTCGCCCTGTCACCGCAGAGTAACTTCACGCTCGAGCCGGACACCGACTCGAAGCGGGACCTGGACCCATCCTGCTATCTCCACGTCGCTTGTCAGCCCACGGACGACTCACCGCCGGCCGGACAAGACGATGGTGAGCTGTTggaccaacaccagcaccagttcGATGCcgatctgctgctgatcaAGTCCGAGCTGGAGTCCGACGCGGATGCCGATCTGGCGGACGATCCGGCGTTTCTCAGCTGGATCGAGGTGAACCAGCAGCtccaactgcagcagcagctccagctccaacaccagcagcaacatcttcAACTGCACCCGCAAGCCATTCTCGAGTAG